The DNA sequence GAGCGTTCCCTCCCGGACCCGCACGACCACCTGATCCGTGTTGTCCGCGGTGAGCGCCTTGACCGGGGGCCGGAGGATCGCGGTCTGAACGCGCGGGTCGTGGAAGTTGATGGTATCGGCGCCTGCTTGCGTCTGCACGTAATAGACCCCGCTCAGGAAATTGTTGGGGTGGGTGTGCACACCGTGGGACGCCCCTATCCCGTTCACGTTGGCCCAGCAACCGGTGATCTCGAAGTCGTCGGAGGCGATCTCGATGAATGACAACACTTTCCGTGTCGTGGCCTGAATGGCTTCCACAAGATCACGGAATTCATCAAGCCGGTGGAGCGCATGTCCCGATTGCCAGTTTTCGCCGCCCGAGGGCTTTCCTGCCGAGGCCCGGATCTCCGCCACTCGGCGCAGAATGGCCGGGTTGATCGCCCGGGTGGCCTCGTCGTCCAACTGCAGCGTCCAGACAACGGTCGGGAACATGCGCAGGAAGTCGGGGGATCCCACTCCGATGGTCATGGTCTCTTCCTCGCCGCGGCGCTCTTCGCTGTCAAGCTCATATAGCAAAGTGTAGTATCTCGTGACGGTCGTTGAAGGGAGCCGAAGTCCCGGGGCGTGATCGAGGCACGGACCGCCCGCGGAGATCCTCTCGACCTCAGAGAGACTCGGCTACCGCGACTGGACGTAGCGCGTCTTCGAGCCGCTTGGCATCACGGCAAAGGATCGCTTCCCCCATCGACGTCAAGGGGAAGCAGATAGCCGGGCTCCGATCAAACGCCATTAGAGAACCGCCATGTCTGGGCATTGCGAGTTGGCGAGCGGGTGGCTGCGCCCGGCCAGAGCGCCAGGGTCGCCTGAGCAGCGTCGCTGCCAGTCTTCAGCGCTTCACCGGAAACCCATCGATTGTCTCCGGGGCTCCGTCGTGGGATCCTTCAGGCGCCTTGGCCCAACCCATGCCGCCAGCCGGCGCCTTGGATCGTCGTCGCCTTTCCAAGCCTTCTTGTCCGGCGCGGCCTATCTTGTTTTACGAGACCATGCGCAATCGCCAATCGTTGCCGGTGATCTGTTTTCACAACTACAGCGGTTACAGGAGGATTCGATGTCAACGATGTTTGTCGTGAGCTGTCGGAAGGATTTCTGGTCCGCCACCGAGTTTTCGCCGATGGACGAAATCCGGGAGCTCGACTTGGACAACGGTAATGGCCTTGTCATAACGCCCGCCGCTTTTTTTGTAGGCTATGGCGCAAAAGCGGATCACGGTGCTCGTGCACGGCTACAACAACGAGCGACTCGATGTTCTCGGTTCGTATCGCACAATCGACGCGCAAATGCGGCTGCTTGGTTTTCTTGGAGCGGCGAGTCGACCGTACGATGCTCTCGTGGGCTTCGCTTGGCCGGGCGGTGCGACTGGTGTGTCGTTTCCCTTCGCCCGTGGCCGGGCCGATGACACCGCTCCGCGATTCGGCCGGCTGCTTGCGGATCTACGTGGCTGCGGAGCGACGGTCGATCTCAATACGCACAGCCTCGGTGCACATGTTGCGTTCGAGGCGCTGAGAGAAGCTTCGTCGCAGGTGGTGCGCAACGCCTGGAACTTCGCGTCGGCGGTCGACAACGAGTCGGTCGAACAAGGGGAGCGCTACTTCGACGCATCGAGGCAGTCGGCGTGCTTCTACGTCTTTCACTCCAAGAATGACCCCGTGCTACGGGTGTGGTATTCCGGGCCGGAGGATCCGCGCGCGATCATCGATCATTCACAGCTCGTCACGGTCATCAACTGCAAGGACGTCGTCACGTCACACGGGGGCTACCGTTCTAGCGGCCAGGTATGGTCGTTCATGGCGCAGGAACTGACGTCGCCAACCAACGAGCAGTTCGTGACGCTCAAGAAAACGCCTGAGGCGCTCACCGCGGTGTTTCGAGCCACCGGGGGCAGCTTCCGGGCTGCGGCAACCTACTGCAAGGCGTCGGTCGCCGGCAGGGAGTCGGAAGCGAGCGTCACCACGGCGGGGCTCGGAGAACGAGCGTTGAAGCAATTGACCTATTTTTTGGGTGTCTGATCAAGCCCCCGCACGGATCACACAATCTCCGACGGGCATCCAAATGTGCGCGCTCTCGACCGGTTTAGTCCGTCTCCCCGCCCCGGCCCGGGAGCGCCCGGTCGTATGCGGGCAGGGTCATCAGGCGCAGGTCCTCGACCGGGCCACCCACCGTGAAGTGGTAGAAGCTCTGCCACTCCATCGAGTCGATCCCGAAGACCTCCTGGACCGGGTCGTCGAAGTAACAGCCGATCCCCGTGGACCGAATGCCCGCCTCTTCGGCCTCGAGGTAGAGCACCTGCCCCACCATGCCGGCCTCCCAGAAGAGATTCCGGTAGAACGCCGCGCCATAGGTCGTCAGGCTGTCCCGGTAGTCGGCGATCATTCCGAGGCTGAACGCCCCGTCGCCGGCGATATCCTGGCCGCAGGAGACCCTGGCCGCCAGCGCTCGACAGTCGCCTTCCTGCAAGAGATACAGGGGGAGCCCCGGGGGACAAGCGGGCACCCGCTGCCAACGAAATCCTGGATGCATCACGCCCTTGAGGATCTCGATCTTGTCCGGATCCCGGGGTAGCGCGTAAAGTCCCGGGGACAGGCCATCGACGCGGTGGACGAATAGCCCGAGATGGATGCGCGGCCGCCACGGGATCGCATCCCAGGGCATGGCTCGCGGCTCTCGTGTCGGGATCAAGCGCGCGAGCATGCGGAAAAATGTGCCCTGTGAGATCGCGGTCGAGCCATCCATGGCCACCGCGCTGCGGCGGCCGAGGATCGCCTGCTCGGCGGTGAGTAGGCCCGAGTGGACGGGTATCTCGATGAGGGCCTCCTCTTCAGGAAACCCGGACCAATGTTCCGTGATCGACGCCTCTGTGCCCCGCGTGGCCCGCGTGACCTCGGCGATCACGGGCCACTCGACGGCGTGCCCGGGGCTCAGCCGATTGGCCCGGCCCTGCCACAGCACGCCGTCCACCCTCACCGAGTTCAATTCATGTGAAATCCTCGACGACAGTGCCGGCGCGACCAGGGCCAGGATCTCCGGCTCCTCCCGCTCTGCCTCCCCGAAGTCCCGGCTGAGTCCGAGGAGGCTCGCGAGGCTGCCATCGCCGACGCCATCGAGGAGCACCAATCTCCAACCGAGGGCGGCTGCCGCGATGCGCAGGGCGGCCAGCGCGTGCCCGACATCGTGCTGGCAGTACCGGAACGCGCGCTCGCCGTACTTCCAGGCCTCCCGCCAAGGCACGGACGACAGACCCACGAGGAAGCCCGCTTCAGGGAAGGGCGCGAGGATCTCGGTCCATCGCTCTGTGCCGAGAACCGCCCGCTGCTCGAGGGCGTGCGCCCTCGGGGCATAGTGGTACACGGCGGCCGTATCGCCGAGCCCCTCGATCGCGGGCAGAACGGCATAGCCCTCGGTCGGATGAAGGTTCCCGCTCGAGGGGTTGGCGCGCAAGGACCACGTGGCCTCGCCGAATCGCTTCCACGCGGTGAGAGACAGGGCGTAGCGGAAGAACAGCGACACCGACTCCAGCGACAGCGGCTCCGGCGCTACGGTCCCGCTGGCATAGAGATGCCGGTAGGGAAGCAAGCGGCCCGCTCGGGGCAGCGGGAGACGCACGAGGGGCGCTCCCGCGTAGCGCCGAAACGGATCGGGCTGCGTGGCCCAATCCATGTATCCGAGCGCGGCCGCAAACCGATGGAAGTGGTGCTTGGTGCGTTCGTGGTAGGCGACGACCACCTCTTCGGAAGAGGCATCACGTTCGAAAAGGCCGGTCCGTTCCGGCGGACCTGGCGGTCCCGATGATCGCGGAAGACGCCGGTACGAAATCATAGAAATCGTCGTGCTGCTGCAAAGCGCTCAAGGAGCGGCTTGGCGTTCATCGGCGGCCGTCGCAGATGCGGTGTCGGCATACCCGGGTGCCGGGCCGGTCATCGATAGGGGTCGACCGGGCTGATATCACTGTAAGCTCAGTGTGGCGTGTAATTCATCGAGCTCAGTATGAATGCCCTGATCGTCGCGCACCAGCAACCCGGCTGTCACCAACGCCTCTCGCTTTCCGCACGTCCGTTAGAAAGTCGGCCACCAGCTGCTCGACGGTGGTGAAGGTATTAAGGTTCCTCCAAATCCCCGAGATGTCGGTGGTCGCCCTTGCCGCGCTCGTTGTCATAACTTATCACCCGACGCCCCGCGTAGCCGTAGAAAAGGGAATACTTCAACCGGTGGGCGCTGCCCGACACCGGTTCCGGCACTGCCTAGATCGTCATCTCCACGATGGCGCCATCGTCGGGATGGATGGCTTTGTCGTGGAAGATGCGGGTGCGGGCACGATATGGCGCAATGTGCCGTAGACCAGTTATGGCGTCAAGTGACATAATTCCTTCGGCCAGTGCTGCCGGGTATGATCCGCGTCATGCGGGAGCGGTGGGCGAAAGACGATGGCAGGGGCTGGGTTCGGGAGGGGATGGCCCGTATGAGCAAGGCTGAATCACTCGTCGTCGTGCAGGCACGGCTGGGTTCGACCCGCCTGCCGGGCAAGGTCTTGATGGACCTCGCCGGCGAGCCGCTCATCGTGCGCATGGTCGAGCGCGTGGCGCGCATGAAGACCCCGGTGCGGATCGTGGTGGCTACGACGACCGATCCCGCCGACGATGCGCTCGTCTCGGTGTGCCGCGCGGCAGGTATCGAGGTCTTTCGGGGGCACCCGACCGATCTCCTCGACCGTCACCTGGCGGTCGCGTGCCGCTACACGGCGGTGGTGGTCGCCAAGGTGCCGTCCGACTGCCCGCTCGTCGATCCGGCGGTCATCGACGCGGTCTTCGCAGGCTTCGCGGAAGGAGACAGCGATTACACGAGCAACCTGCACCCCGCCTCATTCCCGGATGGCAATGATGCCGAGGTAATGACCGTCGAGGTCCTGGAGACCGCCTGGCGCGAAGCCCGATTGGATTTCGAACGCGAGCACACGACGCCGTTCATCTGGGAGCGGCCGGAACGGTTTTCATTGAGTAATGTCGCGTGGGAGGAGCGAGCCGACGGCCGCCCCGGCAGGGACTATTCGATGTCGCACCGCTGGACCATCGATTATCCCGAGGACTATGAATTCGTCCGGCGGGTATACGAGGCCCTGTATCCCGCCGATCCCGCTTTCGGGCTCTACGACATCCTGGACCTCTTGGGCCGCCGACCCGGGCTTGCGGCGATCAATGCGAAGTACGCCGGCGTCAACTGGTATCGCCATCACCTGCATCGGCTCCGCACCATCGATCCTGGAGAGACTCGCACCGTAGCATCCCGATGACACAAGAGGACGAAAAACACCTCGAAGCGCTCGCCCATCGCGTGCGCGGTCATATCGTCCGCATGGCGACCCGCGGGGGTTGCTTCATCGGGGCCTCGCTGTCGTGCGTGGATCTCTTGACGTATCTCTATGCCCGCTGGCTCAGATTCGATCTGGCGCGGCTAGAGGACCCCGAGCGCGATTATCTCTTGCTCTCGAAGGGACACGATGTCCCCGCGTTGTACGGGCTATTCGCCGAGCTTGGAGTCCTCGATCCCGCACGCCTCGAACGACACCTTGCGCCCGGCGACGACATCTACTGGCACCCGAACCGTAATATCCCGGGCGTAGAGTTCCATTCCGGCTCGCTCGGCCACCTGCTTTCGGTGGGCCTCGGCATCGCGCTCGACGTGAGGCTACGCGGCGGCCCGAACCGCGTGGTGGTGGTCCTCGGCGACGGGGAGCTGAACGAGGGATCGGTGTGGGAGGCGGCCCTGGTCGCGGCCGCCAAGGGGATGGACAACCTCGTGGCCATCGTGGACCGCAACGGCTTTCAGGCCAACGTCGCGACCGAGGACCTGATCCCGCTCGAACCCCTCGAAGAGAAGTTCCATGCCTTCGGCTGGGCGGCCTTGCGCATCGACGGCCACGACTTCGATTCCATCGAACGCGGCCTGGCGCGCATCCCGATCGCCCTGGGCCGGCCAAGCGCCGTCATCGCGGACACCGTGCGCGGCCAGGGCCTGCCGAGCTTGACGGCCCGCGCCGACCGCTGGTTCTGCAACTTCACCTCCGGGGAGGTCGAGATGCTTCTAGACGAGCTGGAGGGGACACGTCGAGCGGTGCTCGCGAGCGAGACCATCGTGGCGCGCTAGCGCCTGATCCATTGGCTAGCTGATGACCTACGAAGACGCCCTGCACCGTCTCGCCGAAGAGGACGAGCGCCTCGTTGTCATGACGGCCGAGAACCGGGCCGCGATCCGGAGACTGCCCGAGCGCTTAGGGCCGCGCTTCATCGATGTCGGGATCGCCGAGCAAACCATGGTCGGAATGGCGGCGGGACTGGCGCTGCGCGGCCGCATCCCGGTCATCCACGCGCTCGCGGCCTTCCTGACGCTCCGGGCCTTCGAGTTCATCCGCACCGATGTCGGGATCCCGGGCCTGCCCGTCAAGCTCGTGGGGAGCTTCCCGGGTTTCGTCTCGGAGGCCAACGGCCCGACCCATCAAGCCATCGAGGACGTGGCGCTCATGCGCGGCATCCCCAACATGAAGGTCTTCTGTCCCGCGGACCTCGATGATTTGCTGATCGGGCTCGATACGGTGCTCCTCGATCCCGCACCGTATTACATCCGCTATAACGCCCAGGGCCCGGTGGTCACCCACACCCCCGACTTCGCCCCCGGCCGTGCCGAGGTGCTGGCCGAGGGCCGGGACGCGACATTCTTGGCCTATGGCGTGCTGTTTCCGGAGTGTCACCAGGCGGCCGAGCGCTTGCGAAAAAACGGCCTGTCGGTCGGGCTCGTGAACCTGAGGACCTTGAAGCCGGTGGACTGGGATCTCCTCGTCGCCCTGGCCCATTCCTGCCGGCTTCTGGTGGTCGTCGAGGACCACTTCAAGACTGGCGGCCTGTACTCTATCCTGGCCGAGACCCTGCTCGAGGCCGGGGTCACGGCCGAAACACTGTGCCTGTCGCTCCCCGACCGCTGGTTCAAACCGGCGCTCTACCCGGCGCTCCTGGAGCACGAGGGCTACACGCCGGAGGCCTTGGCGCGCAAGGTCCTGGCCCGGCTCGAACGCCTCTGAGGAGAGCGCATGCCGAACCGAGTCCAATCCAACCCCGAACTGCCGTGCATCGAGCGCTCGGACGCCCTCTGGGTGCGGGCGCAAGGACTCGTCCCGGCGGGTACCCAGACGCTCGCCAAGGGACCCACGCAGTTCTCCCGGGGCGTGGCGCCCAAGTACCTCGCGCGCGGCAGCGGCGCGCGGGTGTGGGACGTGGACGGCAACGAGTTCCTCGATTTCAACATGGGCATCGGTCCCATCATCCTGGGCTATTGCCACCCGGTGGTGGACGAGGCCATCCGCCGCCAGCTCGAAGACGGGATCACCTTCTCGCTCATGCACCCCCTGGAGGTCGAGCTCGCGGAGCTCCTGCGCGAGGTCGTGCCCCATGCCGAATCGGTGCGTTTTTCGAAGACCGGCTGCGACGCGACGAGTGCCGCGGTGCGACTGGCGCGCGCCTACACCGGGCGCGAGCGGGTGCTGTGCTGCGGTTATCATGGCTGGCACGACTGGTACATCGCCGTGACCGATCGGGCCGCCGGCATCCCGGCCGCGACCGCCGAGCTGACCGGCACCTTCCGCTACAACGACATCGATTCGGTGCTCTCGGCGCTCAATACCGACACCGCCTGTGTGATCCTGGAGCCCTTCACCTTCGAGCGCGAGCAAGACGGTTTTCTCGCGGAGCTGCGGCGGCTCTGCGATCGGAATGGCGCGCTCCTCATCTTCGATGAGATGTGGACCGGTTTCCGCTCTGCCCTCGGCGGGGCCCAGGCGTTCCTGGGGGTACGCTCGGACCTGTCGCTGTTCTCCAAGGCCATGGCCAACGGCATGCCGATCTCGGCCGTGACCGGGCGACGGGACGTCATGTCGCTCCTGGAAAAGGACGTGTTTTTTTTTACCACCTTCGGGGGCGAGACCCTGTCGCTCGCCGCCTCGATCGCCTGCATCCGGCACCTTCGCGATCACGGCGTCATCGAGCACATCGCCCTGCGCGGTCAGTCGCTCCTGGATGGCTTGCAACGGATCATCGGGACGCTCGGGCTCGATTACGTATCGGTCACGGGCTATCCGTTCCGGACAGTCGTCGGTTTCGATAACCGTGCCGGCGATCCGCTGGTCATGAAGACCCTGGTGCAGCAGGAGCTGATCCGGCGCGGAATCCTGTGGGCCGGCATTCACAACCTCTGCGACGCCCATACGCCCGAAGACATCGACTACACGCTCGCCGCCTACGGCGAGGCGCTCGGCGTCCTCGAGGCGGCGGTCGATGCTGGGCGGGTCTCGGAGTCCCTCGAGGGGGCGCCGATCGAGCCCGTATTCCGCAAGACCGGCGGGTTCAATACCAAGCCGAGGGCGCAGGCACGGGAGGGGTGATGAGCACGACGGAACTCTTCTCGCTAGAGGGCCGGACGGCGATCGTGACCGGCGCGACCGGTCTGCTCGGCCGCGAGCACTGCCGCGCCCTGGCGGGGGCCGGGGCCCGGGTGGTGGCGACGGACCTCGATGCCGCCGCGTGCGATGCCTTGGCCGCCGAGATCGGGGGCAGTGCCCTCGGCCATCGCGCCGACGTGAGCGATCCCGAGTCCCTCGCAATCCTGCTGGCGGCGGTGCTTTCGATCACAGGAAGGGTGGACGTGCTCGTCAACAACGCGGCGCTGAACGACCGCTACGAGGACCCGTCCACCGCGCCGGAATCGTCGCGCTTCGAGCGTTACCCGCTCGAGCTCTGGGAACAGGCCCTCAAGGTCAACGTGACCGGGATCTTTCTCTGCTCACAGGCGATCGGTGCGCACATGGCCGAGGCCGGGCGCGGCAGCATCATCAATATCGCCTCGACCTACGGCGTCGTGGCCCCGGATCAGTCGCTCTATCTCGACCCCGAGGGCCGCCGGCGTTTCTACAAGTCCCCCGCCTACCCGACCAGCAAGGGCGCGGTGCTGGCCTTCACCCGCTTCCTCGCGGCCTACTGGGGCGCTAGCGGTGTGCGCGTCAATGCCCTCTCACCTGGCGGGGTCGAGAATGGCCAGGACGATTTCTTCGTCGCGGAATACGGCCGCCGCACGCCGCTTGGCCGCATGGCGGCGCCCACGGACTATCGAGGCGCGCTGGTGTTCCTGGCCTCCGAGGCCTCGGCCTACATGACGGGGGCCAACCTCATCGTGGACGGGGGCTTCACCGCCTGGTAGGTTTCACAATCTGGTAAAAGGGCTTTGCGACGATCCGCATTGGCATTGCACTAGGTACGGCGCGTTGGGCGCGCTGCCGGCGCGACCCACCAAGACGCCACAGGCATAGCGTATTTCAAGGCATATACCAGGCGCGGTCACAGCGGGCGGACCCCCACCCGACCCTCCCCCGTCCGCGAAAGCGCGGACAGGGGAGGGTTTCCAATCCCCTCCCCTGCGTAGCGGGGGAGGGTCAGGGTGGGGGGAAGCGCGTACGTATATCTTGCGTCCGGCAAGGCAAGAGACAAGCAGGAGGGGCCATGGCAATCGTCGATATCGGGGCGCGCAGAATAGGCGACGGCGAGCCCGTCTACATCATCGCGGAGATCGGCATCAACCATAACGGTGCGCTCGGCCACGCCAAGACGCTCATCGCCGGCGCCAAGCGCGCGGGGGCCGACATGGCGAAATTTCAGAAGCGCAATCCCGAGGTGTGCGTCCCCAAGGATCAATGGGGCGTCGAGCGCGACACGCCCTGGGGCCGGATGAGCTACATCGATTACCGGTTCCGGGTCGAGCTCGGGCTCGAGGATTACCTCGAGATCGACCGTTATTGCCGCGATCTCGGGATCGACTGGACGGCCTCGTGCTGGGACGAAGATTCGATCGAGTTCATGGAACGCTTCGATCCGCCCTTCTACAAGCTCGCCAGCGCCTCCCTGACCGATCTGCCCTTACTTCGCAAGGCACGCGCGACCGGGCGGCCGGTCATGATCTCGACCGGGATGTCGACGGCGGAGGAGATCCGAACCGCCGTCGAGGCCGTCGGTCTCCACGGTCCCGGTGGGCGGCCCGGACTCTTCATCGCGCACTCGACCTCGACCTACCCGTGCAAGCTCGAAGAGCTGAACCTGCGCATGATCCCGAGCCTGAAGGCCGCCTATCTCGAGGCCCCGATCGGCTACTCCGGCCACGAGACCGGCCTCGCCCCCACGGGCGCGGCGGTGGCCCTGGGCGCCAGCTTCATCGAGCGCCATATCACGCTCGACCGCGCCATGTGGGGCACCGATCAAGCGGCCTCGGTCGAGATCGGGGGCTTCGAGCGCCTGGTGCGAAACATCCGCGACATCGAGACGTCGCTCGGCGACGGCGTCAAGCGCGTCTACGACAGCGAGCTGCCCGCGAGGCGCAAACTGCGCCGCGCGCGTGCGCAATAACATGGAGTCCGCTGGGATGACTCGTTCCGCCGCACGGCGGGCGCCGCGGCGTAGCCGCGCCCAGCACGTTTGCCGAGACACCGCCAGGTGTC is a window from the Pseudomonadota bacterium genome containing:
- a CDS encoding 2OG-Fe(II) oxygenase family protein, with the translated sequence MTIGVGSPDFLRMFPTVVWTLQLDDEATRAINPAILRRVAEIRASAGKPSGGENWQSGHALHRLDEFRDLVEAIQATTRKVLSFIEIASDDFEITGCWANVNGIGASHGVHTHPNNFLSGVYYVQTQAGADTINFHDPRVQTAILRPPVKALTADNTDQVVVRVREGTLLLFPAWLPHSVDPNRSARERISISFNIMFTACAATLSPPLWGANR
- a CDS encoding alpha/beta hydrolase, with the protein product MLVHGYNNERLDVLGSYRTIDAQMRLLGFLGAASRPYDALVGFAWPGGATGVSFPFARGRADDTAPRFGRLLADLRGCGATVDLNTHSLGAHVAFEALREASSQVVRNAWNFASAVDNESVEQGERYFDASRQSACFYVFHSKNDPVLRVWYSGPEDPRAIIDHSQLVTVINCKDVVTSHGGYRSSGQVWSFMAQELTSPTNEQFVTLKKTPEALTAVFRATGGSFRAAATYCKASVAGRESEASVTTAGLGERALKQLTYFLGV
- a CDS encoding SagB/ThcOx family dehydrogenase, whose protein sequence is MVVAYHERTKHHFHRFAAALGYMDWATQPDPFRRYAGAPLVRLPLPRAGRLLPYRHLYASGTVAPEPLSLESVSLFFRYALSLTAWKRFGEATWSLRANPSSGNLHPTEGYAVLPAIEGLGDTAAVYHYAPRAHALEQRAVLGTERWTEILAPFPEAGFLVGLSSVPWREAWKYGERAFRYCQHDVGHALAALRIAAAALGWRLVLLDGVGDGSLASLLGLSRDFGEAEREEPEILALVAPALSSRISHELNSVRVDGVLWQGRANRLSPGHAVEWPVIAEVTRATRGTEASITEHWSGFPEEEALIEIPVHSGLLTAEQAILGRRSAVAMDGSTAISQGTFFRMLARLIPTREPRAMPWDAIPWRPRIHLGLFVHRVDGLSPGLYALPRDPDKIEILKGVMHPGFRWQRVPACPPGLPLYLLQEGDCRALAARVSCGQDIAGDGAFSLGMIADYRDSLTTYGAAFYRNLFWEAGMVGQVLYLEAEEAGIRSTGIGCYFDDPVQEVFGIDSMEWQSFYHFTVGGPVEDLRLMTLPAYDRALPGRGGETD
- a CDS encoding glycosyltransferase family protein, with the protein product MSKAESLVVVQARLGSTRLPGKVLMDLAGEPLIVRMVERVARMKTPVRIVVATTTDPADDALVSVCRAAGIEVFRGHPTDLLDRHLAVACRYTAVVVAKVPSDCPLVDPAVIDAVFAGFAEGDSDYTSNLHPASFPDGNDAEVMTVEVLETAWREARLDFEREHTTPFIWERPERFSLSNVAWEERADGRPGRDYSMSHRWTIDYPEDYEFVRRVYEALYPADPAFGLYDILDLLGRRPGLAAINAKYAGVNWYRHHLHRLRTIDPGETRTVASR
- a CDS encoding transketolase; translation: MTQEDEKHLEALAHRVRGHIVRMATRGGCFIGASLSCVDLLTYLYARWLRFDLARLEDPERDYLLLSKGHDVPALYGLFAELGVLDPARLERHLAPGDDIYWHPNRNIPGVEFHSGSLGHLLSVGLGIALDVRLRGGPNRVVVVLGDGELNEGSVWEAALVAAAKGMDNLVAIVDRNGFQANVATEDLIPLEPLEEKFHAFGWAALRIDGHDFDSIERGLARIPIALGRPSAVIADTVRGQGLPSLTARADRWFCNFTSGEVEMLLDELEGTRRAVLASETIVAR
- a CDS encoding transketolase, which codes for MTYEDALHRLAEEDERLVVMTAENRAAIRRLPERLGPRFIDVGIAEQTMVGMAAGLALRGRIPVIHALAAFLTLRAFEFIRTDVGIPGLPVKLVGSFPGFVSEANGPTHQAIEDVALMRGIPNMKVFCPADLDDLLIGLDTVLLDPAPYYIRYNAQGPVVTHTPDFAPGRAEVLAEGRDATFLAYGVLFPECHQAAERLRKNGLSVGLVNLRTLKPVDWDLLVALAHSCRLLVVVEDHFKTGGLYSILAETLLEAGVTAETLCLSLPDRWFKPALYPALLEHEGYTPEALARKVLARLERL
- a CDS encoding aminotransferase class III-fold pyridoxal phosphate-dependent enzyme; translated protein: MPNRVQSNPELPCIERSDALWVRAQGLVPAGTQTLAKGPTQFSRGVAPKYLARGSGARVWDVDGNEFLDFNMGIGPIILGYCHPVVDEAIRRQLEDGITFSLMHPLEVELAELLREVVPHAESVRFSKTGCDATSAAVRLARAYTGRERVLCCGYHGWHDWYIAVTDRAAGIPAATAELTGTFRYNDIDSVLSALNTDTACVILEPFTFEREQDGFLAELRRLCDRNGALLIFDEMWTGFRSALGGAQAFLGVRSDLSLFSKAMANGMPISAVTGRRDVMSLLEKDVFFFTTFGGETLSLAASIACIRHLRDHGVIEHIALRGQSLLDGLQRIIGTLGLDYVSVTGYPFRTVVGFDNRAGDPLVMKTLVQQELIRRGILWAGIHNLCDAHTPEDIDYTLAAYGEALGVLEAAVDAGRVSESLEGAPIEPVFRKTGGFNTKPRAQAREG
- a CDS encoding SDR family oxidoreductase translates to MSTTELFSLEGRTAIVTGATGLLGREHCRALAGAGARVVATDLDAAACDALAAEIGGSALGHRADVSDPESLAILLAAVLSITGRVDVLVNNAALNDRYEDPSTAPESSRFERYPLELWEQALKVNVTGIFLCSQAIGAHMAEAGRGSIINIASTYGVVAPDQSLYLDPEGRRRFYKSPAYPTSKGAVLAFTRFLAAYWGASGVRVNALSPGGVENGQDDFFVAEYGRRTPLGRMAAPTDYRGALVFLASEASAYMTGANLIVDGGFTAW
- a CDS encoding N-acetylneuraminate synthase family protein — translated: MAIVDIGARRIGDGEPVYIIAEIGINHNGALGHAKTLIAGAKRAGADMAKFQKRNPEVCVPKDQWGVERDTPWGRMSYIDYRFRVELGLEDYLEIDRYCRDLGIDWTASCWDEDSIEFMERFDPPFYKLASASLTDLPLLRKARATGRPVMISTGMSTAEEIRTAVEAVGLHGPGGRPGLFIAHSTSTYPCKLEELNLRMIPSLKAAYLEAPIGYSGHETGLAPTGAAVALGASFIERHITLDRAMWGTDQAASVEIGGFERLVRNIRDIETSLGDGVKRVYDSELPARRKLRRARAQ